The following coding sequences lie in one Silurus meridionalis isolate SWU-2019-XX chromosome 19, ASM1480568v1, whole genome shotgun sequence genomic window:
- the rhol gene encoding rhodopsin, like: MNATEGSNFYIPMSNATGVVRSPHEYPQYYLAEPWVFSLITIYMFFLILIGIPVNLFTLCVTVQHKNLRTPIYYILVNMAMADLLVIVVSFPFAMHAAMHGYFVHGMVGCNFEGFFTVHATQISVWSLVVLAVERAMVSSQPSMDIRFRRRFVIKGIAFSWLMAFSCSLPPLFEWSRYIPEGLQCSCGVDFYTLKPDIFNESYINYMFAVHLVVPLTIIILCFSRLLCVFNNEELDKIERDANCVAVTLTLGFFMYWLPYASIGWHIFTNQGSAFSPFAMTLTSFFAKSSVLFSPLICVCLDKQLRRGMIITLCLGKNPFPDDMGASKTEASSGSSSSVAPA, from the coding sequence ATGAATGCAACAGAGGGTTCCAATTTCTACATCCCCATGTCCAACGCAACCGGTGTAGTGCGGAGCCCTCATGAGTACCCGCAGTACTACCTGGCCGAGCCATGGGTGTTCTCCTTGATCACCATTTATATGTTCTTCCTTATTCTAATCGGCATTCCTGTCAACCTCTTCACGCTCTGCGTCACAGTGCAGCACAAGAATCTGCGCACGCCGATCTACTACATCCTGGTAAACATGGCAATGGCCGACCTCCTTGTAATCGTGGTCAGCTTTCCGTTTGCGATGCACGCAGCTATGCATGGCTATTTCGTCCACGGAATGGTGGGATGCAACTTCGAAGGCTTCTTCACGGTCCACGCTACACAGATTTCAGTGTGGTCCTTGGTAGTCCTGGCCGTGGAGAGGGCCATGGTGTCCTCGCAACCCAGCATGGACATTCGGTTCCGCCGGAGGTTCGTCATTAAGGGCATCGCCTTTAGTTGGCTGATGGCTTTCAGCTGTTCGTTGCCTCCTCTCTTCGAGTGGTCACGGTACATTCCTGAGGGTTTGCAGTGCTCGTGTGGAGTCGATTTCTACACCTTGAAGCCTGATATCTTTAATGAGTCTTACATCAACTACATGTTCGCCGTGCACCTCGTCGTCCcgctcaccatcatcatcttgtGCTTCAGCCgactgctgtgtgtttttaacaACGAGGAGCTCGATAAAATCGAGCGAGATGCTAACTGCGTGGCAGTTACATTGACTTTGGGTTTCTTTATGTACTGGTTGCCATATGCTAGCATCGGCTGGCATATCTTCACAAACCAAGGCAGTGCCTTCAGTCCCTTCGCCATGACCTTGACCTCGTTCTTTGCCAAGAGCTCTGTGTTGTTCAGTCCCCTCATTTGCGTTTGCCTGGACAAGCAGCTCCGCCGGGGCATGATCATCACGCTATGCCTAGGAAAGAACCCTTTTCCAGATGATATGGGAGCCTCGAAGACCGAGGCCTCGTCTGGATCATCCAGCTCAGTGGCTCCTGCATGA